gatgtcggcggaatttgggaactagtcggacaatatTATGCGCACAAGGTCTCTGATTTCAaaactcgcaaatgaaccaagtaaacccTCAGCTGCTTTCAAgcccatatttatagtccacgatcccaaacgactaaaaactcttcccgccaaaatgaaaccccagaccaatcgacaccattatgaaggatatgacacataaaaaaGGACGGCACCAAAGTtttaacgatgtgaccacctgacgccttttcacctaccttctgacacttccaagccttaacactgttcactacacttaaaggctgggggactggtgtatcacacctagccggttttgctagttaaccaacacatatcatccttgaccgacaacccatatcggacaaggctgggggactggtgtaccgtacctagccaaactcagcCAAGTAAGCAAATATACACATCAAAACCGCCTAGCATCTAGTGcccggacaccaccagcacaagACATCTAGGCAAGTGGCCTGTCAAGGCCGACTACTTACCTGGAAAGTTAGCTAACATCGATGCCCCTCCTTCAATAGGTCCCCAGGGCCAgttttggggcccaggcccactcatggcccaagctagggcccaggtcaaaacccagcccatgcaatggtcaaacgtcattaatgttttataaatacacgtggaccccatcatttaaaagtacgcattcattaattgctgatttgactctttgagagctttgacttgagcttcggagattcttctgcaggtaacccctcctgggttcaagccgacatgtgttgaatgggaagaggccaactaaggagatagcggactacatggtaaggtgacactcgtacctaacttatcttatttgttcttctgcaggaacatatatatatacatatatatacatatatatacatatatatacatatatatatgtatatatatatgtatatatatatatatatgtatatatatatacatatatatacatatatatatacatatatatacatatatatatatacatatatatacatatatatatatatacatatatatacatatatatatatatatgagcgCGCGCTTTTAGTACATTATTGTGTTTTAccttttcatttatatatatatatatatatatatatatatatatatatatatatatatatatatatatatatatatatatatatatatatgagcgCGCGCGCTTTTAGTACATTATTGTGTTTTACCTTTTCATTGTTCTTAAacattgaaaaacaaacatacaATAGTTTATTTACCATTTCAGTCTCTTTTTCAtcccaaattcaaattttccaACTTTTGGTAATTTACCCAGTCAAATTCATTGTTGCATAACGTGTCACCATATAAATAAAATCCAGCACTAAACAGTAAAAGATACGTTTAAAAAAacaatcacataaaaaaataaaaaaacaaaaaaaaaaatcgttaaaGAAGAATTAATATAAGAGAATtcactaaaattataaatattacaatttattagTTTCTCTTTCGACAAATTTTCATTCATTAGGACAACTCATATGTTAACTTTTGAgcaaatttttattcaataatacaACTAAAATGTGAATTTCTattaaatagtataaatttAGTGGCCCtgtttatattagaaaatactATAACTGGCACATATTAAATAAGGAAAACACATCTAAAATGCGAAAATCACATATCATACATATTAACACTCGAAACGGTTAACACTGATGATTAACGTTTAACACTATATGATTAGCCTTGATCAGATAATTTAAGAACctttagtcatttttttttcagttagtCATTCTTCCCATCTACAAAATCGTCCTTcaccaatttagttattttatcaAGAAATAGAGTCCTTAGTATTGGTAAATTagttataaagtttaaaaacaaactcaaattaattttatgagactttatttttatatgattatcaTAGCTCCGTATGTTAATGAGAGTGACATTTTACAACTCTACAATTTTTCTGTTAAATTAATGAGGTTGAAGATTTGAATTCCCAATATCTACCGAGAAAATTAGTGCACATGCCGGAAGGAGTAAAGAGAAACCGCGTAACAGAAAAAAGATTTGGAAGAAAATTCTGAAAACTCACTAACTTGAACTTTTAACTTGTACATTTCCCAACGTACTCACTCACTCACGGGTGAACTTACACACGCTGACATGCACACAGAACCACACATGCAAGACAAcaaatagagaaagaaaagcACAGAAATTTTGAAAGTTGATGCTGCCATGCCAATGATACATTAACATGGAACATCACAAAATTATCTAGTCTCAACAAGTAAACTAATTTCCCTCCTAGTTAAATTGTCTCTGTATACAACTTCATCAAAGAGAAACGATTTCTTCACTACATCTTCTCCACTTTGCTTCACTTATTCATGCATGAGTTATGCAATTCCTGAGAACATTAGGAAAAAGAAACTGTCGTTAAAGAATACCCTTATTCATCTTCCCAccaaaagtaaaaagaaaagataactATGTGCTCTTGTACAAAACCCTAGTTTTCTTGTCCAAAAGTTTAAAAGCATGTGTTCAAAGAAGAATCTTGTTCTACCTAACTACGTACTacgaaaacaaacaaaaaaaaaatgttgatttgTTTGTCTACGCAACGTTCAGTACCTGGATCTGGTTTTTGCACACTTATCACACTTAAATGTcgtcttttataaacaaaaaggTTGTAAATATTTGCAAAAACTCATTTCTATACCAATTTTTCCACCCTCCCGATCTCACTGCTAATGATGCATGGAAGAAGGAGTGAAAGAAAATACCTCTTAAGTATGGACATGAGAAAATGATCGATGAACGAAAAGAAGAACTTGTTctgttgttaaaaatataaacttttccATTATTTCCGAAGAATAAAAACACTAATAGTTTCTAGTTTCCCTTATTTTGTAAGGTAGTGAGATGGGCAAAAGTTGAAGGTCCAAAATATGTAAGAAAAAGGTATAGATAGTTTGAAAGAGGAAGATAAAAGGCAAAGACATGATAGCGAGGGGTGCAGTAccttgataaatatatattaactaaCTATCTGCACACTTGAATCCATCTGGGGGGGTCTTGCCACAGTCAATGAGAAGCTGAAGAGCAATGGGGATTATGATGTTGATGTTGAGGACCTTGGCCCTAATGGTTGTGCAGAGGCAAACTGCAGCATCCAAATCCACAAGCCCTGCAAGAAGTGGACAACATGTCTGTTTAGCACTGCTTCCAATACCTATGTGGATGAGGCCACCGAGCACATCCACACACGCTCCCAGTTTTAGAGAGTCGATAGGGCATGTTGGTTGtgctggtggtggtggtggacaTGGTGTTTCGCTTGGAGGGCTTGGTGGTGTCACAGGCACCACAGGAGGGTACACAATAGGTGGTTTTGGCACATAAGGTGGTGTAACTGGCACAACTGGTGGTTTAGGAACGTAAGGAGGGATGTAAGGAGGTGTAACGGGGACAACTGGCGGTTTAGGGATGTAAGGAGGAATAACCGGAACAACCGGTGGTTTAGGGATGTAGGGTGGTGTAACAACTGGTGGTTTAGGGACGTAAGGAGGTGTAACCGGAACAACCGGTGGTTTAGGGATGTAGGGTGGTGTGACAACTGGTGGTTTGGGGACATATGGTGGTAGTGGAACATGAGGGGGATGTGGGTGAAGCGGTGGTCTAGGATGAGGTTTTGGGACATAGGGTGGCTTAGGGTAGTGAGGGGGTTTTGGAACATGGGGTGGATTCACATGTGGAGGTTTGGGAGATGAGTGGGGTGGAGGACAGGGTTTGGGTGGTTTCACTATGGGAGGGTGTTTTGGGGGCTTAGGAGATGGGTAAGGGCAATAAGGACAAGCAATAACATTGAGGAAGTTGGTGATGTTCAAGAGAAGGAACAAGAGGACATTGGCTAGGGCAAAGTTTCCCATGATTCAAAGACGGTGTagggaaagagaaagagaaagaggaatATTGCAATGAGTTTGAAAGAATGAGGGTGTTCTTATACGAGGATCCAACCATCAAAccctagttttcttttccttttctctttctcgtGAGTCTTGGTGCTGATCACGGACAAGAGTTATGGCAATCAATCAATCTAAATCTAAACCACACTCCTTAGAATTggaattaattattaatttttgggGATGAATCATTGACTTGAAGGACCGAAAACTGCATGAGATGTAGTAGGTGGGGCCCAGGGTGTGGCAGAACACATAtagagtgagagagagaagaaaagagaaaggaaaagtgGGCCATGGTTTTATGTACAAAACTGCGATTTGAAATTCGTTGATGGAGAGGGGAATCAAGAAAAAGCAGTGGTGAGCAAGAGGACATTTTTGACTTGTAGTGACAAGTGGAAGTGGGGTTATTCTGCCCGTGATGAAAAAATTTAATCCTAATTTTCATTCACATCAAAGCCTTATTATGTAAGCGTACTTTACTTAGTGGCTTCCTCCCTAACATGACATTCTTCTCGcgtaatttatattattttatttcaagttaTTTCAATAACTTTTTCATATTCCAAATCTGCTTGTAACAATAAAACTACAAATTGAGCATGAATGGTATACCTACCTTTCATTGATCGGGAAAATTTATCATTATGATGTCATTTTCAGTATAGATCaattatatgtaaaaaattattttgaactaatttcCTGAAAAAATAATCAGAATGAATAaatcataagaaaaaatataaaattgagtcattcatgtttaaaaaacacatcttatttgaaaaatacattTACAAAGATCGTgctttacaaaaataatttcaatttttatttttaacaatataaaaagtGTACTTAACAtacataattttgttatatatgtgttcttttaattaaaatcatgttttgatttttatttcttttacgaAAGACGTATTTATCAagaataatttctatttttttaatactgtCATGATTACTTCTaggttttttcttctatattattatctttataataagcAAGACTTTAgtaaaaataaaccaaaaaacgtatttatgaaatatgtttacgtggaaacaaaacaataataaaatcgGAACACAAATCGCATCTTACCCCAATCATTGATTTTTCAGATTGGTTACTTTTTGGTTTGGATGTGTCTTCTCCTAATGTTGGCGGTTTGGACCCTTAAGGAATTACTTCCGACGATCAAGTCAGTAAaggctctcaaaagtcaaatcacaTATTAGTGAATTAATAAAAGTGTATTTTAATTGTTGGGGTTCACACATGCATTTATAggatcattaattatgttttttccCTTTTGATAGACTGGGCCCCTCTTCATTGTTTGGGCTAATGTTCAGGCTCTGAATGGGCCTAGGCCAGGCCCAAGTCCTACGCTAGTGATTTGACATTAGAAGGTCCATTGTAATTTCCTAAGTTTGGGGTTTGCAGCTTTTACTTATGTGCCATTTTTTTAGCCGTTATATGTGTTGTTGTCTTGTTTAGTTAACTATCCGTCTATTCTTTTTATGATAGGAC
This portion of the Vigna unguiculata cultivar IT97K-499-35 chromosome 6, ASM411807v1, whole genome shotgun sequence genome encodes:
- the LOC114188101 gene encoding 36.4 kDa proline-rich protein-like is translated as MGNFALANVLLFLLLNITNFLNVIACPYCPYPSPKPPKHPPIVKPPKPCPPPHSSPKPPHVNPPHVPKPPHYPKPPYVPKPHPRPPLHPHPPHVPLPPYVPKPPVVTPPYIPKPPVVPVTPPYVPKPPVVTPPYIPKPPVVPVIPPYIPKPPVVPVTPPYIPPYVPKPPVVPVTPPYVPKPPIVYPPVVPVTPPSPPSETPCPPPPPAQPTCPIDSLKLGACVDVLGGLIHIGIGSSAKQTCCPLLAGLVDLDAAVCLCTTIRAKVLNINIIIPIALQLLIDCGKTPPDGFKCADS